A genome region from Glycine max cultivar Williams 82 chromosome 5, Glycine_max_v4.0, whole genome shotgun sequence includes the following:
- the LOC106798762 gene encoding trifunctional UDP-glucose 4,6-dehydratase/UDP-4-keto-6-deoxy-D-glucose 3,5-epimerase/UDP-4-keto-L-rhamnose-reductase RHM3-like, whose protein sequence is MRWQSSRSRIKGPLDIVPLIAFLLDFPPRHKLPKSVREFHPEMSYGLPVITTRGNNVYGPNQFPEKLIPKFILLAMQGKNLPIHGDGSNVRSYLYCEDVAEAFEVVMHKVRLAMFTISGQRRKGELSV, encoded by the exons ATGCGCTGGCAGTCTTCTAGAAGCAGAATCAAGGGGCCGTTAGATATTGTTCCCTTAATAGCATTCTTATTAGATTTTCCTCCAAGGCACAAGCTGCCAAAATCTGTTAGAGAATTTCATCCAGAAAT GTCATATGGGCTACCTGTTATTACAACTCGTGGAAACAATGTTTATGGGCCCAACCAGTTTCCTGAGAAGTTAATTCCAAAGTTCATCCTCCTGGCTATGCAGGGAAAGAATCTTCCAATTCATGGGGATGGTTCAAATGTGAGGAGTTATTTATATTGTGAAGATGTTGCTGAGGCTTTTGAAGTTGTCATGCACAAGGTGAGGTTGGCCATGTTTACAATATCGGGACAAAGAAGGAAAGGAGAGTTGTCGGTGTAG